CATCACAATTTTAAATACAATCTTTCTTTAAAAGCGAGAGCCAATGTTTTAGTGAGACCTTTCTCACctttagttaaatattaaggTGACATAAATAAATGGGTGTCATACATTAAATCAATATAAGAGCAAGCTTTGATTCCCTGATGGCTGATGGCACAGTATATGGGGGAAAGGAGTCACAAAGggacaaacaaaatgctgctcTGTGAGCACTGATTGTTGATGCATGAATCACTTCTAAAGAGGCACTTTGAGATGATGGTAAACATGACAAACTTTTGCCTGCTCAGTGAAGCGCACTAGAGACagcctgcaatgcatgtggggGTTAGCGCTGCACTGTTTTGGGTGAGACACAGGAAGTATGCATATGGCCTGGTGACAGACCTGGAGTCAGCCTTGAGTAAACTCTACAACATGCACATCCATTTTCAGAAGTTAGACATACTTTCCAGTGCCGATAGGaatgcaaacataaatacaCAGATTGTATCATTGTTGTGTACAATCTGTAACACCCCACTGCACAAGGCTAGCATCCCCTCAATGCAGCAAAGAAGTGAGAAGAAAACCATGGAGTCTGTCAGGCCAGCAACCTCAGCCAGCCCGTCCATGAAATAACGCAAACTGCCACGCCGTCCGGGCGCTGACACCTGAGCTGAGTCACCATTCCAGGAAGAGCACAACTTACCAACCACCCCAACAAAAACTACAAGGTGTGATTCACCACCCCACCCACCCGTCCACAGGATGCCAACGCAAAGACACTACCCCAATTACTGCCACTCACTGCTGATGGCCAGGCACACCACCAGCCGACCACCCACCAGAACCCGGTGGCCACCCTGGCCAAAGAGCCATCCAAAAATCCGGACAACTCTTGGAGAAATGGAACGCAAGTCTCTCCCTCAACTGCCACCAAAGGCCCAAAACCCGTCCACAGCACAGACCTACCAGATGGCCCAGTCCTCCTCCCAGCCCCCCAGTCCAAAATGGCAAACAGAGACCAGGGGTGTGGACTGACGTCAcaggttttggttttcttaatatttaattgTCCGGTTTTACTGATGTGTGGAAGTTGCCTAATAATGACTTGTTGGTGACCAGCAGTCGGGAAATTGGTCGACCACATGCAAATATGACCACAATTATTTCTCTCCAGTGCAATTCAATTATGTGGTAAGGAAACTTATgacctatttttgtttttgttttacagcaacCCCAGCACTCTTCTTTAGCCTGATATTTGGGTCATGAGAGGGCTGGGTTTTCCAGGCAGAGCCTGACAGATTACTGTCCACTTGCTCCCTTGCCCCCGATATGtaattgaaaaaatacaaatggatTAGCTGGAGAGAGTTCAATGCAAGCTGCCCTGCTGGGCTTGGATGGTGGTTTTTGGCCGGCAGATTCGGACCCTTTAATACtgcagagggagggagagggggtgGTGGGACGGATTTAGGCTCCTGATCAGCTGGAATATGGAAGAGatattaaaattacaaagtgtCCAGGGAGAAACATGCAAACACTGAGGCAGATTAGTCTCCATCTTTACAGGTAGTTTTTTGGTGGTAGGTTATAGGTAGAATATGGAAATTGATCAATGTTCAATTGAATGTGTTGAAACATAAACTTATAAATAGCCACTTCTTCTCGAGAAGTATCATAATTGCAATCTCCTTATATTTCTGAGTATTGTAACAACATACCTTCAGTACTCTCTTAGGTATTTTATACATGCAGTTTGATCAACATTACTCCTAGGTAATcccattaaaacataaaatctgtgaTAGTAAAGTGTTGCAATGTGTAAAAGTTCAGGGGttgtgaatagttttgcaaagcaATGTTATAAACGAGAATCCCTCTGTGAGTCAGACCTGCTGGGAACCAATCCTTCTCGTCCTCTCCGGGGCTGTGGACACACTCACAAGGTCAGCCACTGCTAATGTGCTGCTCAGCTCGCCTCAGTTGGCTTTGAGACGGTTGTAAAAGCACTGACAAGATGACCTTCTCATTGATAAATGATGGTCAAGAGGGGCATTACTTTGAGCTACTGACTCAAAGGTGTGTAGGTGATACTGTGCAGTTTACACAAGTCCAGCCAGGTGAGCTTTCAGAACTGATCAATTTAATGgcagatatatttaaaaaagaaacatgacatTGTGTGTTGAAATGAAAAGAGTTGTGCTTGTAGGATAAAGAGGACAAAAGCAATGAAGAGATGAGAGATAGGGTGAACGaatacaaatggaaaaaagggGAAAGATAACTGTGATATAGAAAAAAGATGAGGGGAGGAGATTTGGACAGCAGAGCTAGCTCAGAGGACAAAGGAGAGGTTTAGAAAGAAAGAGTCTCAGAGAATCGAGAGCGCATCCGTGACCTAGATTCTCTGGCTCTCCCTGGATCCGTCTCCCTCATGAATGTTTGATTACGCCTCCAACAATAGCAGTATTTACACCAAGCgctttttaaataacaattCGTCTGTGCTGGAGGTGGGAGGAAACGGGGGGGCAAAAAATCCAATTCATTTAAAGTGGCAGGATGAACCGATTTGAGAACTCTCACCTCAGCGACAATTTCAGTCTCTAAAGACCAGACGGTGGTAATTGGTGCACACTGAAGATGTCTGACGTGCAAAAACACTTCCATACCCCTGAATGAGGTTGTCTCATATACTAAGGCACAAACAGAATTTTCACTCTAGCTTGTATTCTCCCttctttctttagaaaataaaagagaaaaatcagacACAGCCAAGCAGAATTCTGAATTAATGTGGGTTGGATACAACGTGTGCATCGTAattccatcacacacacacccccaaaagaaaaaaaacaaacaaaaaaaaaagacacatcaaGCCAGCACATCATCTGTCACCATGGCCACTGACAAACGTCTGATGATATTGCCATGGTTACCACTCTGGGAAATTGAGCCAGGCGCTTTGCGTACCACCGCCATGAACAAGGCGAAGAGAGAGAGGAGCCACAGACACCATCAGGCAGCAAAATGGCGGCAATATTAAACACTCTGGGCTGAGCCAGCATTCATCAGAGCAGACAACAAAGGATGCTGGCAACCACATATGACTTGTCTCTTTCTGTGCACTGTCCATGTATTCTAAggctttctcttttatttttagtacaCATACACAGACTTtgtgtatatttgtgtgtgtgaacagaCAGGGgcacagaggcagcagcagtTAATCCCATTCCAGTAACCAGAGAGAACTGGTTCACAGTCGGTAATCTCCAAAAAGCCTGGTTTTTGGAAGCTGCATGACAGCCGGTTCCAAGTAGAACAATTTAGGCAGGCGGCTCATGAGTCCAGGACAAAAAAGAGGGACAAGCATTTTAGACAAAGTTACTATAAATTTTAAATGGtggcaaaaatataaacattgcaggtgttttagttttattacttACTGACTGGACAAGTGTTTGTTGATTCACCTTGTTATGGCAGCAGAAAAGGTATGGATGCAACGGCACACAATAACCCTCTGGAAGACCAAATCTGACTGCAAACCCTCAATACTGATTTTCATCATACTGTAAAGTAATTACTGCATAGTGTGTCTTTGATAACCTAAATagccactttttctttttatgctgGGACTTTTGCATTAAATGGAAGAAGCTGATGAATAACCGAGAATATCTGCCTTGTGTATAACAGAAAAATCCTCCTGTTATCTCCAAACAATTAATACATGCTGCATCTGACCTCAGCTTCGTACTATAGCTAATTGTGAGTGCTCTTACATTAAAACTATTCTGCAATTATTCCTAGATTAAgcctaattttttttacttctatttcTCCCCCATCACCCAGCAGTATGGCCTTCCCCCTCTCCCTGCCAGAGGCCTAGTCCCCCCCATCACCATAGTGTGACTTGCTCTGCAGACCGGATCATTCTGTCTACCCCCTGCACCACAGTTGCCACAGAAACCCCATGGATGCGTATGTGTGAGCGTGTACGGTATTGCTGGGGGATTGGTTGCTGGGGGCTAGATGCTTTCCAATCAAACCTGTTACTGGGGTGCGGGTCGCCCACCCCCTCCTCCCCTCAACCTTATCCTCCTCTTCTACTCATATTCCTCCACACCCCCTCCTTTgggaaaagcagagaaagagagagtggaAGATGGAGGGTGCCGCCTGTTGGGGCAGAGAGTGTAATCATGTGCAGGTGATGTTTGTAAAGCGTGATGCAGACTGGCCATATTGTCTTCACGCTGTTTATTGTTGATATAAACAATTACTGTAAGTGTATCTTTGTGCTTCTGATATAGGTTTATCCAGCTATCGCTGTATTCATGGCCCCTAAATCCTTCAGCAATCTGCACCTGTATGTTAATCAAGATCCAGCAATTTCTTTTTGTATCCTTTTCGTCATTCACATTGTCTTTATTGCTTTGAGATTCTATCTTGAGACAGaatctcaattggatttagagCCAGACTTTGTCTGAACACACAAATTGTTATCTATACCATTCTACTGCAGCTGCGACTGTATGTTCATGGATATCGCTTTGTCAAGTCTCTTGAAGACTCtctcaggttttctttctgctccttaTTTATTCTTACCCATCTTCCCATCAGCTTTGACTGACAAtgttgtttctgcagcatcagtttttttttgttttttttgttttgtttttttttgttgtcctAAGATAGCCTCAACATAAGTTTGAGGTTACTCATCTCTGTGCTGGATAAACTTGACAATCAAAAGATCCAGCAAGCAAGTGGACTTATCTGAACCActtacaaattcaaaataattaaatcaaactcAAATCCTCAAGATAGCagtaaatgtctgttttgtttcagcagcagaagcatataatttatgtaaaaaaaaaaaaaaatctgaaaaacccACTTTAACAATGCCGAAGTAGAAAAttgctttaaagaaaagaaatactgcAGTATCGATTTTTTTGCACTATTGATTCCGAGAAGAGCCTGATCTTATTAAGAGAGACTAACCAAGTAGTTTCCAAGTTTGCTGAGGCTTTAAGATGTTTGATAGAGCCGCTTAACCCCTAGAATTCCAAATGTCATTCTGCAGCTTtcaaaatttgttaaattagCCTTAGAAAGAGGATGGAGACCTTCGTCTTCTGAAGTAGGACTTGGAGTAGGACCATTGCTACAAGTGAGGTAGTTCAAACACCTGATCCAGGGTGCTTCTATTCAGATATTTGCAGAGCACATCCCAGAAAGAGGAGAAAGTGGAATAGACTCAAAATGTGTTGGAAGAATTTTATGGTATTCTCAACAGACCAAGCATGTAAAAGCCTCAGCAAGTGAAACTCTGTGATCAAATCAGATTAACAGAGGACATTTTGGACTAAATGACATCAGTGGCATTAGTCCAATATTGTCCCCATAGGGCCAATAAAAAGGACTGTATCTATCGATGTCTCCCTCTTTTCTTACTGTGTCCCTTGTCTTCATCTGATTCCCTTTTGCTTACTTCACCAGGAGTTCTGCCACCATCGGTCTGTGTTGCTATTAGTCTTAGTTTcttcctttgtctttcttttcttttatcccTCCCTAAACCCCATGCTCTGAATCACTTCTTACTCACTGCTACCGCTTTTAGGTACCCTATCTTGTCTTAATCTACTCCTGAATTAGAGCAGTCAGTATCCCAGAGAGGTGGTTTAGAGAGGCGAACAAAATACAAAGGGAAACTGAAGAAGATGCCATTTGCAATAAAAGATATCTTAATGAGGTGATTTATGTTGCGCTCTATCGCTCTATTGATCTTAAATGAAAAGTATAAGAAGTCCTTTAAAGGCAtaatagaaaatgaaatatggACAGTGATACATGCAGTGATGGAATATATTTCAAATTTGTATTCATGTGCAAACCTGCCaatgttgtgttctgtgtttttctgtgtatttatttctagttttcctgtgtgtctgagtctctgtgttgtcctgtctccccgtgattagttcccaggtgtgtctcgtttcctgattacctcatgtgtatttaatgtcacctgtgtctccgtgtgttgGTCGGATCCTCGTCACGTCTACGTCTCGTTACTCCGTCGTCCTGCTCCCTGAGATCtggttttttgtcattaaattcattatctTACAATCAATCCGGTCcagctgcgtttctgcctcacctccaccacctcaaaacatgacagaaggatccgaccacaaacgaggtgaggtAGCTACCTTTTTGGCTCAGTTGGACCGGGAGGTTTTTCGGGGGACTAGACTGGTCTTGGCACCCCCCGGATACGGTCCCCTCCGTTACCTCCGCCAGGGAGGCAGGCGacctgagccgccggtggacccggcccctggtCGCTTCCCGAAGTCTGCCCGGAAgaagcggcgtgagccgccggtggatccggcccctcgtcgccttccGGGAACGCCACCTCCGCTGTCAGCCCGGCGACTTGAGCCgcggtggacccggcccctggtCGCTTCGCCATTACTTCCTTCCCCGCagcggccccgaggcggctcgccgcCCTTCCCCCCCGGCGGCTCGCCCGCCCACTTCCAGCCGGCCCGAGCGGCTTCGCCACTTCCCCGCAGCGGCCCGGCGGCTTCGCCGCCTCACCGCCCGGCCCGAGGCGGCTGCCGCCGCACCCGCAGCGGCCGGCCCGGCGGCCCGCCGCCTTCACCGCAGCCGGCGGCCCGGGCGGCCCGCCGCACTTCACCCGCAGCCGGCCCGGCGCCGCCGCCTTTCACCCGCAGCCGGCCCAGGCGGCCGCGGACTTCCTCCGCAGCGGCCAGGCGTAACGGACTTCCTCCGCAGCGGCGGCGGCCCAGCGGACTTCCTCCGCAGCGGCCCAGCGGCCCAACGGACTTcctccgcagccggccccgaggcggcccaacggacttcctccgcagccggccccgaggcggcccaacggacttcctccgcagccggccccgaggcggcccaacggacttcctccgcagccggccccgaggcggcccAACGGACTTCCTCCGCAGCCGCGGCCAGCGGCCCAGACTTCCTCCGCAGCCGGCCCGAGGCGGCCCAACGGACTTCCTCCGGCCCGGCGGCCCAACGGACTTcctccgcagccggccccgaggcggcccAACGGACTTCCTCCGCAGCCGGCCCCCAGTAAGTCCCcagtttcctagtgccagtccccagtttcctagtgccagtccccagcttcctagtgccagtccccagcttcctagtgccagtccccagcttcctagtgccagtccccagcttcctagtgccagtccccagcttcctagtgccagtccccagcttcctagtgccagtccccagcttcctagtgccagtccccagcttcctagtgccagtccccagctccttcccagtgccagtccccagctccttcccagtgccagtcccgagctccttcccagtgccagtcccgagctccttcccagtgccagtcccgagctccttcccagtgccagtcccgagctccttcccagtgccagtcccgagctccttcccagtgccagtccgagctccttcccagtgccagtcccgagctccttcccagtgccagtcccgagctccttcccagtgccagtcccgagctccttcccagtgccagtcccgagctccttcccagtgccagtcccgagctccttcccagtgccagtcccgagctccttcccagtgccagtcccgagctccttcccagtgccagtcccgagctccttcccagtgccagtcccgagctccttcccagtgccagtcccgagctccttcccagtgccagtcccgagctccttcccagtgccagtcccgagctccttcccagtgccagtcccgagctccttcccagtgccagtcccgagctccttcccagtgccagtcgagctccttcccagtgccagtcgagctccttcccagtgccagtcccgagctccttcccagtgccagtcccgagctccttcccagtgccagtcccgagctccttcccagtgccagtccagagccccccAGGATCAgtccagagactccttgtgctcctcgtcgccgcggacggccgccggacagcctccgtggttcccgcctcctgcgccgcggacggccgccggacagcctccgtggttcccgcctcctgcgccgcggacggccgccggacagcctccgtggttcccgcctcctgcgccgcggacggccgccggacagcctccgtggttcccgcctcctgcgccgcggacggccgccggacagcctccgtggttcccgcctcctgcgccgaggtcggccccctgacctcctccgtggttcccgccttcctgtgtttccgcccacccagttcggtttgttttgtttttgttttttggactttggaccctagtgtctccgcctatttgataggttgtttttcgttttttccatagactctggccccccgtccaactcccctccacccacccttgttgtgtttcagtttttgggcgtctgggagccgcccgttaaggggggggtactgttgtgttctgtgtttttctgtgtatttatttctagttttcctgtgtgtctgagtctctgtgttgtcctgtctccccgtgattagttcccaggtgtgtctcgtttcctgattacctcatgtgtatttaatgtcacctgtgtctccgtgtgttgGTCGGATCCTCGTCACGTCTACATCTCGTTACTCCGTCGTCCTGCTCCCTGAGATCtggttttttgtcattaaattcattatctTACAATCAATCCGGTCcagctgcgtttctgcctcacctccaccacctcaaAACATGACAGCCAATCTCCTGAGGGAAGCAGCTATTACCAAATTGACGGATGCAGCAGACACGACAGATGACGAACACCATCCGTACTCCACCCTCACAGCTCCTCTCCTGGTGAGATGACGCAGGAGATAATTGCATTGTTTCTCAACATGTCGTCTGTTCGCTCCGTCATAATCAGACACCTGGCACCGTCGCCCGCTCCCCTGACATTCAGGCTGGCTCTGTTGCCAGGATGGTCACGTTGAGACGATGTTTCTGCGCTTAAAACGAGAAATATGCATTCAGCACATGAAACACAGTTTTTTACTGCCTGTCTGGTATTAAATTAGCCACAGCATTCCCTATTGATTAATTAGGAcaactaaaattatttatatttgctcaACACCAGAGTAATGAGggagagaatttattttttgcttcctCCAATTatagaagtttacatacagtaagattattatgtctttaaaaaatttcacttgaattaattgtatttaaaattaacacctcaaaaacaaatgcattccTTGTGTCACATCATGGAAATATCAAGACTTTTTCCAAAGACTTAAGCATTAAACAGTAGAAGTTAAGGCGCCATCATGTTAGTGAATTTCTCTCCAAACTGAGGGAGAGCCTGTCCCACTTTCAGCCATGCACAGCTTCAAGTCTCTATGATTTTGTGATGTGAATATTATGGCAACAACATTATTGATACAAAGAGGATTCCTGGACTGATAAATGTCAATCGGAGGTGTTAGAATGTAACTGGGTGATCAATAAATACATGTAAAGTATCATTCCTTCAGTTAGGCTGATATGCTTTAGTCTAACGGTGCTGCAGGTCTTGTAATTTGATTTGATCCAAGCTCAAAGATGGGTCCTCCAGAGGCAAACTGTGAGCCTGCTGTGCCAGACAGCTCTAAATGCCAGACCAAGACGTCAAGGAACACCAAATTAATTCTAAGAGCTGGATGATTAAATTGCCCATCCTCTGTCACTCTAAACCCAGCAAAAGGCTTTCATGCAATTTACCAGATTCAGACCGTCAATACTTTGTACAGTACAGCACACACATATGATGATGCATTTTAAACCACATATATCTTCAAAAATCTGCTTCTAAAGAGCAGGAATTTAGTtggaatagttttatttataagttgcttttcaaatcaaaaatattttaaaaatggtcaGGTACTCATTAagataaataagcaaaatataTGCAGTCAAGGttgaaagaaaagcttaaaaatgaaTGCAGGAAAACCACAGGTCAACAGCTTTTCGGAATACAAGAAATCCAACAAGATTATAAAAAACATCTATCTTATCAGGAGGAACATATGAAGCAAATGGGGATGATTCAAGACGTTTGTGCAGTGTATCTTGTAAACCCCAATAGTTTTTTCTACTTGTAAATCAGCACCAGTTTAGCTGTTAAATTTAAAAGGAAAGCTTGCTAACTTTTGTTGTtgtagaaagattttttttaagttgcagcATGAAACTGAAGAGGCCAGCTTGTTTCACAATGTTTTAGTTGAGGGACCTGAAAGAAACGAGATGAAAACCCATTAGTGCACCCTGGAGGTGATGTGACCTATGTCTTTAAAGCACCTATGTCTTCAGGCAACGTACACAGTAAGAGTGAACCTGAAGgtgtatgaaaacaaaaagcaaaggcTGGATAAGAGGAGCAGACAACCTCACAGAAAACAGACTCATCAGTGCCTGAAAGGGACAAATATCACTAAAAGGCTTCTGCCTTTACACTTACATTTCTAAGTCAATTCCCTTATATGCCCATTTATCTAAAGTTACCAATTTGCATCATAAACACATGTAAATCACCTGTATGTGCTATATTATGATAATCTAtgaaattatttgctttttaagaaATTGTTAATAAATATAGGCAGTAAAAGGTTTTAAGTGTACTCTTACACTTGAAGTGATGAAATCACTATATTAAAATACTGACAATGATACATGTTCTTGTCAGTTAACATATGGTTGTAATGGTGTCACTTATATtctgttttgaagtgttttttacATTATACAATAAACCATTGGTTCAGTGCTCATGATATTGTAAATTGTAAATGTGCAAGGATTGTtactgtgatttctttttttttaagttgtgttGCCATTTTCTTCCCACCACAAATTCATTGTTCTCCACCACATACACTCCCCTCTCCCGTCATCCCGAGCTCAACAGGCCAGAGTGCCAATCTGTTTTCACTGAGTGCCCATTTGTAGATTACTCACGAAGAAATCATGAGGCACAATTGAATTACCCCGGTTTACAGACACTGCTGAGGCATCTCAGGAATGTTCTTTTTAACCA
This is a stretch of genomic DNA from Gambusia affinis linkage group LG16, SWU_Gaff_1.0, whole genome shotgun sequence. It encodes these proteins:
- the LOC122846627 gene encoding proline-rich protein HaeIII subfamily 1-like, with translation MPTQRHYPNYCHSLLMARHTTSRPPTRTRWPPWPKSHPKIRTTLGEMERKSLPQLPPKAQNPSTAQTYQMAQSSSQPPSPKWQTETRGVLPPSGGRRPEPPVDPAPGRFPKSARKKRREPPVDPAPRRLPGTPPPLSARRLEPRWTRPLVASPLLPSPQRPRGGSPPFPPGGSPAHFQPARAASPLPRSGPAASPPHRPARGGCRRTRSGRPGGPPPSPQPAARAARRTSPAAGPAPPPFTRSRPRRPRTSSAAARRNGLPPQRRRPSGLPPQRPSGPTDFLRSRPRAGPEAAQRTSSAAAASGPDFLRSRPEAAQRTSSGPAAQRTSSAAGPEAAQRTSSAAGPQ